One Nicotiana tomentosiformis chromosome 4, ASM39032v3, whole genome shotgun sequence genomic window carries:
- the LOC104114471 gene encoding uncharacterized protein isoform X6, with product MQAKKKLNGRNPRELASPKVSRQQRKMSENVQTRAKQVKELITSTARKQKSDLDVSFGLVSDDTSAASDAHDVVHEYNTITINKDYNVETDSCTNDTIFSPTFHLSRTIGGEISNRDIPKFIEQADQPLQEPGKENIEVDLLTGHFALDVATDIGGQHISSEVSAVHLSIKDSKLECIDEFNQVQVPADVSMEEEETEEFDDFDPYFFIKNLPDLYSVVPTFRPVLLPKQTRSCPSTTLVLDLDETLVHSTLEPCDDADFTFSVNFNLKDHNVYVRCRPHLRDFMDRVSSLFEIIIFTASQSIYAEKLLNVLDPKRKVFRHRVYRESCVFVDGNYLKDLSILGRDLAHVIIIDNSPQAFGFQVDNGIPIESWFDDCSDNDLLSLLPFLESLVGVEDVRPIIASKFNLRDRIAAAATCPFNSIRGDAFER from the exons ATGCAGGCtaagaaaaaattaaatggaagaaatccaCGAGAGCTGGCTAGTCCAAAGGTTTCAAGACAGCAGCGGAAGATGTCCGAGAATGTACAAACTCGGGCAAAGCAAGTTAAGGAACTTATAACATCTACAGCGAGGAAGCAAAAATCAG ATCTGGATGTAAGCTTTGGATTGGTGTCTGATGACACTTCTGCTGCTTCAGACGCACATGATGTTGTTCATGAATATAATACTATTACTATTAATAAG GACTATAATGTTGAAACTGATAGTTGCACAAATGATACTATATTTTCTCCTACCTTCCATCTATCCAGAACTATTGGAGGGGAAATTTCTAACAGAG ACATACCCAAATTCATCGAGCAAGCAGACCAGCCATTGCAGGAGCCTGGAAAGGAAAATATAGAAGTTGATCTGCTGACAGGTCATTTTGCGCTGGACGTGGCTACCG ACATAGGGGGCCAGCATATCTCCTCTGAAGTTTCAGCCGTGCATCTCTCTATTAAAGATTCAAAACTGGAATGCATTGATGAATTTAATCAAGTTCAGGTGCCTGCTGATGTTAGTATGGAGGAAGAGGAAACTGAAGAGTTTGATGACTTTGATCCATATTTTTTCATAAAGAATTTACCAGACTTGTACTCAGTTGTTCCAACATTTCGGCCTGTGCTGTTGCCTAAACAAACACGGAGTTGCCCATCAACCACTCTTGTTTTGGACTTGGATG AGACCTTGGTGCACTCTACACTTGAACCTTGTGATGATGCAGATTTCACTTTCTCGGTGAATTTCAACCTGAAAGATCATAATGTATATGTTCGATGCCGTCCTCATCTTCGGGATTTTATGGATAGAGTATCCAGCCTATTTGAGATTATCATATTTACTGCAAGCCAAAGCATTTATGCTGAGAAGCTTCTGAATGTGCTTGATCCAAAGAGAAAAGTATTTAGGCATCGTGTTTACCGTGAGTCATGTGTATTTGTTGATGGCAATTACCTTAAAGATCTGTCAATTCTTGGCCGTGATTTAGCACATGTGATTATCATCGACAACTCTCCGCAG GCATTTGGATTCCAGGTGGACAATGGTATTCCAATTGAGAGCTGGTTTGATGACTGCTCTGACAATGACTTGCTCTCGTTGCTCCCATTTCTGGAAAGCTTAGTTGGAGTTGAAGACGTTAGACCAATTATTGCAAGCAAATTCAACCTTCGCGATAGAATAGCTGCTGCTGCTACTTGTCCTTTTAACTCTATTAGAGGTGATGCATTTGAGAGATAA
- the LOC104114471 gene encoding uncharacterized protein isoform X2 — translation MQAKKKLNGRNPRELASPKVSRQQRKMSENVQTRAKQVKELITSTARKQKSGGNFLKKIENYVAATDLDVSFGLVSDDTSAASDAHDVVHEYNTITINKDYNVETDSCTNDTIFSPTFHLSRTIGGEISNRDIPKFIEQADQPLQEPGKENIEVDLLTGHFALDVATGMDVIVHVLVMSDIGGQHISSEVSAVHLSIKDSKLECIDEFNQVQVPADVSMEEEETEEFDDFDPYFFIKNLPDLYSVVPTFRPVLLPKQTRSCPSTTLVLDLDETLVHSTLEPCDDADFTFSVNFNLKDHNVYVRCRPHLRDFMDRVSSLFEIIIFTASQSIYAEKLLNVLDPKRKVFRHRVYRESCVFVDGNYLKDLSILGRDLAHVIIIDNSPQAFGFQVDNGIPIESWFDDCSDNDLLSLLPFLESLVGVEDVRPIIASKFNLRDRIAAAATCPFNSIRGDAFER, via the exons ATGCAGGCtaagaaaaaattaaatggaagaaatccaCGAGAGCTGGCTAGTCCAAAGGTTTCAAGACAGCAGCGGAAGATGTCCGAGAATGTACAAACTCGGGCAAAGCAAGTTAAGGAACTTATAACATCTACAGCGAGGAAGCAAAAATCAG GAGGCAATTTCTTGAAAAAGATTGAGAATTATGTTGCTGCTACAGATCTGGATGTAAGCTTTGGATTGGTGTCTGATGACACTTCTGCTGCTTCAGACGCACATGATGTTGTTCATGAATATAATACTATTACTATTAATAAG GACTATAATGTTGAAACTGATAGTTGCACAAATGATACTATATTTTCTCCTACCTTCCATCTATCCAGAACTATTGGAGGGGAAATTTCTAACAGAG ACATACCCAAATTCATCGAGCAAGCAGACCAGCCATTGCAGGAGCCTGGAAAGGAAAATATAGAAGTTGATCTGCTGACAGGTCATTTTGCGCTGGACGTGGCTACCGGTATGGATGTGATAGTACATGTGCTGGTTATGTCAG ACATAGGGGGCCAGCATATCTCCTCTGAAGTTTCAGCCGTGCATCTCTCTATTAAAGATTCAAAACTGGAATGCATTGATGAATTTAATCAAGTTCAGGTGCCTGCTGATGTTAGTATGGAGGAAGAGGAAACTGAAGAGTTTGATGACTTTGATCCATATTTTTTCATAAAGAATTTACCAGACTTGTACTCAGTTGTTCCAACATTTCGGCCTGTGCTGTTGCCTAAACAAACACGGAGTTGCCCATCAACCACTCTTGTTTTGGACTTGGATG AGACCTTGGTGCACTCTACACTTGAACCTTGTGATGATGCAGATTTCACTTTCTCGGTGAATTTCAACCTGAAAGATCATAATGTATATGTTCGATGCCGTCCTCATCTTCGGGATTTTATGGATAGAGTATCCAGCCTATTTGAGATTATCATATTTACTGCAAGCCAAAGCATTTATGCTGAGAAGCTTCTGAATGTGCTTGATCCAAAGAGAAAAGTATTTAGGCATCGTGTTTACCGTGAGTCATGTGTATTTGTTGATGGCAATTACCTTAAAGATCTGTCAATTCTTGGCCGTGATTTAGCACATGTGATTATCATCGACAACTCTCCGCAG GCATTTGGATTCCAGGTGGACAATGGTATTCCAATTGAGAGCTGGTTTGATGACTGCTCTGACAATGACTTGCTCTCGTTGCTCCCATTTCTGGAAAGCTTAGTTGGAGTTGAAGACGTTAGACCAATTATTGCAAGCAAATTCAACCTTCGCGATAGAATAGCTGCTGCTGCTACTTGTCCTTTTAACTCTATTAGAGGTGATGCATTTGAGAGATAA
- the LOC104114471 gene encoding uncharacterized protein isoform X5 — protein MQAKKKLNGRNPRELASPKVSRQQRKMSENVQTRAKQVKELITSTARKQKSDLDVSFGLVSDDTSAASDAHDVVHEYNTITINKDYNVETDSCTNDTIFSPTFHLSRTIGGEISNRADIPKFIEQADQPLQEPGKENIEVDLLTGHFALDVATGMDVIVHVLVMSDIGGQHISSEVSAVHLSIKDSKLECIDEFNQVQVPADVSMEEEETEEFDDFDPYFFIKNLPDLYSVVPTFRPVLLPKQTRSCPSTTLVLDLDETLVHSTLEPCDDADFTFSVNFNLKDHNVYVRCRPHLRDFMDRVSSLFEIIIFTASQSIYAEKLLNVLDPKRKVFRHRVYRESCVFVDGNYLKDLSILGRDLAHVIIIDNSPQAFGFQVDNGIPIESWFDDCSDNDLLSLLPFLESLVGVEDVRPIIASKFNLRDRIAAAATCPFNSIRGDAFER, from the exons ATGCAGGCtaagaaaaaattaaatggaagaaatccaCGAGAGCTGGCTAGTCCAAAGGTTTCAAGACAGCAGCGGAAGATGTCCGAGAATGTACAAACTCGGGCAAAGCAAGTTAAGGAACTTATAACATCTACAGCGAGGAAGCAAAAATCAG ATCTGGATGTAAGCTTTGGATTGGTGTCTGATGACACTTCTGCTGCTTCAGACGCACATGATGTTGTTCATGAATATAATACTATTACTATTAATAAG GACTATAATGTTGAAACTGATAGTTGCACAAATGATACTATATTTTCTCCTACCTTCCATCTATCCAGAACTATTGGAGGGGAAATTTCTAACAGA GCAGACATACCCAAATTCATCGAGCAAGCAGACCAGCCATTGCAGGAGCCTGGAAAGGAAAATATAGAAGTTGATCTGCTGACAGGTCATTTTGCGCTGGACGTGGCTACCGGTATGGATGTGATAGTACATGTGCTGGTTATGTCAG ACATAGGGGGCCAGCATATCTCCTCTGAAGTTTCAGCCGTGCATCTCTCTATTAAAGATTCAAAACTGGAATGCATTGATGAATTTAATCAAGTTCAGGTGCCTGCTGATGTTAGTATGGAGGAAGAGGAAACTGAAGAGTTTGATGACTTTGATCCATATTTTTTCATAAAGAATTTACCAGACTTGTACTCAGTTGTTCCAACATTTCGGCCTGTGCTGTTGCCTAAACAAACACGGAGTTGCCCATCAACCACTCTTGTTTTGGACTTGGATG AGACCTTGGTGCACTCTACACTTGAACCTTGTGATGATGCAGATTTCACTTTCTCGGTGAATTTCAACCTGAAAGATCATAATGTATATGTTCGATGCCGTCCTCATCTTCGGGATTTTATGGATAGAGTATCCAGCCTATTTGAGATTATCATATTTACTGCAAGCCAAAGCATTTATGCTGAGAAGCTTCTGAATGTGCTTGATCCAAAGAGAAAAGTATTTAGGCATCGTGTTTACCGTGAGTCATGTGTATTTGTTGATGGCAATTACCTTAAAGATCTGTCAATTCTTGGCCGTGATTTAGCACATGTGATTATCATCGACAACTCTCCGCAG GCATTTGGATTCCAGGTGGACAATGGTATTCCAATTGAGAGCTGGTTTGATGACTGCTCTGACAATGACTTGCTCTCGTTGCTCCCATTTCTGGAAAGCTTAGTTGGAGTTGAAGACGTTAGACCAATTATTGCAAGCAAATTCAACCTTCGCGATAGAATAGCTGCTGCTGCTACTTGTCCTTTTAACTCTATTAGAGGTGATGCATTTGAGAGATAA
- the LOC104114471 gene encoding uncharacterized protein isoform X3, with translation MQAKKKLNGRNPRELASPKVSRQQRKMSENVQTRAKQVKELITSTARKQKSGGNFLKKIENYVAATDLDVSFGLVSDDTSAASDAHDVVHEYNTITINKDYNVETDSCTNDTIFSPTFHLSRTIGGEISNRADIPKFIEQADQPLQEPGKENIEVDLLTGHFALDVATDIGGQHISSEVSAVHLSIKDSKLECIDEFNQVQVPADVSMEEEETEEFDDFDPYFFIKNLPDLYSVVPTFRPVLLPKQTRSCPSTTLVLDLDETLVHSTLEPCDDADFTFSVNFNLKDHNVYVRCRPHLRDFMDRVSSLFEIIIFTASQSIYAEKLLNVLDPKRKVFRHRVYRESCVFVDGNYLKDLSILGRDLAHVIIIDNSPQAFGFQVDNGIPIESWFDDCSDNDLLSLLPFLESLVGVEDVRPIIASKFNLRDRIAAAATCPFNSIRGDAFER, from the exons ATGCAGGCtaagaaaaaattaaatggaagaaatccaCGAGAGCTGGCTAGTCCAAAGGTTTCAAGACAGCAGCGGAAGATGTCCGAGAATGTACAAACTCGGGCAAAGCAAGTTAAGGAACTTATAACATCTACAGCGAGGAAGCAAAAATCAG GAGGCAATTTCTTGAAAAAGATTGAGAATTATGTTGCTGCTACAGATCTGGATGTAAGCTTTGGATTGGTGTCTGATGACACTTCTGCTGCTTCAGACGCACATGATGTTGTTCATGAATATAATACTATTACTATTAATAAG GACTATAATGTTGAAACTGATAGTTGCACAAATGATACTATATTTTCTCCTACCTTCCATCTATCCAGAACTATTGGAGGGGAAATTTCTAACAGA GCAGACATACCCAAATTCATCGAGCAAGCAGACCAGCCATTGCAGGAGCCTGGAAAGGAAAATATAGAAGTTGATCTGCTGACAGGTCATTTTGCGCTGGACGTGGCTACCG ACATAGGGGGCCAGCATATCTCCTCTGAAGTTTCAGCCGTGCATCTCTCTATTAAAGATTCAAAACTGGAATGCATTGATGAATTTAATCAAGTTCAGGTGCCTGCTGATGTTAGTATGGAGGAAGAGGAAACTGAAGAGTTTGATGACTTTGATCCATATTTTTTCATAAAGAATTTACCAGACTTGTACTCAGTTGTTCCAACATTTCGGCCTGTGCTGTTGCCTAAACAAACACGGAGTTGCCCATCAACCACTCTTGTTTTGGACTTGGATG AGACCTTGGTGCACTCTACACTTGAACCTTGTGATGATGCAGATTTCACTTTCTCGGTGAATTTCAACCTGAAAGATCATAATGTATATGTTCGATGCCGTCCTCATCTTCGGGATTTTATGGATAGAGTATCCAGCCTATTTGAGATTATCATATTTACTGCAAGCCAAAGCATTTATGCTGAGAAGCTTCTGAATGTGCTTGATCCAAAGAGAAAAGTATTTAGGCATCGTGTTTACCGTGAGTCATGTGTATTTGTTGATGGCAATTACCTTAAAGATCTGTCAATTCTTGGCCGTGATTTAGCACATGTGATTATCATCGACAACTCTCCGCAG GCATTTGGATTCCAGGTGGACAATGGTATTCCAATTGAGAGCTGGTTTGATGACTGCTCTGACAATGACTTGCTCTCGTTGCTCCCATTTCTGGAAAGCTTAGTTGGAGTTGAAGACGTTAGACCAATTATTGCAAGCAAATTCAACCTTCGCGATAGAATAGCTGCTGCTGCTACTTGTCCTTTTAACTCTATTAGAGGTGATGCATTTGAGAGATAA
- the LOC104114471 gene encoding uncharacterized protein isoform X4, producing MQAKKKLNGRNPRELASPKVSRQQRKMSENVQTRAKQVKELITSTARKQKSGGNFLKKIENYVAATDLDVSFGLVSDDTSAASDAHDVVHEYNTITINKDYNVETDSCTNDTIFSPTFHLSRTIGGEISNRDIPKFIEQADQPLQEPGKENIEVDLLTGHFALDVATDIGGQHISSEVSAVHLSIKDSKLECIDEFNQVQVPADVSMEEEETEEFDDFDPYFFIKNLPDLYSVVPTFRPVLLPKQTRSCPSTTLVLDLDETLVHSTLEPCDDADFTFSVNFNLKDHNVYVRCRPHLRDFMDRVSSLFEIIIFTASQSIYAEKLLNVLDPKRKVFRHRVYRESCVFVDGNYLKDLSILGRDLAHVIIIDNSPQAFGFQVDNGIPIESWFDDCSDNDLLSLLPFLESLVGVEDVRPIIASKFNLRDRIAAAATCPFNSIRGDAFER from the exons ATGCAGGCtaagaaaaaattaaatggaagaaatccaCGAGAGCTGGCTAGTCCAAAGGTTTCAAGACAGCAGCGGAAGATGTCCGAGAATGTACAAACTCGGGCAAAGCAAGTTAAGGAACTTATAACATCTACAGCGAGGAAGCAAAAATCAG GAGGCAATTTCTTGAAAAAGATTGAGAATTATGTTGCTGCTACAGATCTGGATGTAAGCTTTGGATTGGTGTCTGATGACACTTCTGCTGCTTCAGACGCACATGATGTTGTTCATGAATATAATACTATTACTATTAATAAG GACTATAATGTTGAAACTGATAGTTGCACAAATGATACTATATTTTCTCCTACCTTCCATCTATCCAGAACTATTGGAGGGGAAATTTCTAACAGAG ACATACCCAAATTCATCGAGCAAGCAGACCAGCCATTGCAGGAGCCTGGAAAGGAAAATATAGAAGTTGATCTGCTGACAGGTCATTTTGCGCTGGACGTGGCTACCG ACATAGGGGGCCAGCATATCTCCTCTGAAGTTTCAGCCGTGCATCTCTCTATTAAAGATTCAAAACTGGAATGCATTGATGAATTTAATCAAGTTCAGGTGCCTGCTGATGTTAGTATGGAGGAAGAGGAAACTGAAGAGTTTGATGACTTTGATCCATATTTTTTCATAAAGAATTTACCAGACTTGTACTCAGTTGTTCCAACATTTCGGCCTGTGCTGTTGCCTAAACAAACACGGAGTTGCCCATCAACCACTCTTGTTTTGGACTTGGATG AGACCTTGGTGCACTCTACACTTGAACCTTGTGATGATGCAGATTTCACTTTCTCGGTGAATTTCAACCTGAAAGATCATAATGTATATGTTCGATGCCGTCCTCATCTTCGGGATTTTATGGATAGAGTATCCAGCCTATTTGAGATTATCATATTTACTGCAAGCCAAAGCATTTATGCTGAGAAGCTTCTGAATGTGCTTGATCCAAAGAGAAAAGTATTTAGGCATCGTGTTTACCGTGAGTCATGTGTATTTGTTGATGGCAATTACCTTAAAGATCTGTCAATTCTTGGCCGTGATTTAGCACATGTGATTATCATCGACAACTCTCCGCAG GCATTTGGATTCCAGGTGGACAATGGTATTCCAATTGAGAGCTGGTTTGATGACTGCTCTGACAATGACTTGCTCTCGTTGCTCCCATTTCTGGAAAGCTTAGTTGGAGTTGAAGACGTTAGACCAATTATTGCAAGCAAATTCAACCTTCGCGATAGAATAGCTGCTGCTGCTACTTGTCCTTTTAACTCTATTAGAGGTGATGCATTTGAGAGATAA
- the LOC104114471 gene encoding uncharacterized protein isoform X1, with product MQAKKKLNGRNPRELASPKVSRQQRKMSENVQTRAKQVKELITSTARKQKSGGNFLKKIENYVAATDLDVSFGLVSDDTSAASDAHDVVHEYNTITINKDYNVETDSCTNDTIFSPTFHLSRTIGGEISNRADIPKFIEQADQPLQEPGKENIEVDLLTGHFALDVATGMDVIVHVLVMSDIGGQHISSEVSAVHLSIKDSKLECIDEFNQVQVPADVSMEEEETEEFDDFDPYFFIKNLPDLYSVVPTFRPVLLPKQTRSCPSTTLVLDLDETLVHSTLEPCDDADFTFSVNFNLKDHNVYVRCRPHLRDFMDRVSSLFEIIIFTASQSIYAEKLLNVLDPKRKVFRHRVYRESCVFVDGNYLKDLSILGRDLAHVIIIDNSPQAFGFQVDNGIPIESWFDDCSDNDLLSLLPFLESLVGVEDVRPIIASKFNLRDRIAAAATCPFNSIRGDAFER from the exons ATGCAGGCtaagaaaaaattaaatggaagaaatccaCGAGAGCTGGCTAGTCCAAAGGTTTCAAGACAGCAGCGGAAGATGTCCGAGAATGTACAAACTCGGGCAAAGCAAGTTAAGGAACTTATAACATCTACAGCGAGGAAGCAAAAATCAG GAGGCAATTTCTTGAAAAAGATTGAGAATTATGTTGCTGCTACAGATCTGGATGTAAGCTTTGGATTGGTGTCTGATGACACTTCTGCTGCTTCAGACGCACATGATGTTGTTCATGAATATAATACTATTACTATTAATAAG GACTATAATGTTGAAACTGATAGTTGCACAAATGATACTATATTTTCTCCTACCTTCCATCTATCCAGAACTATTGGAGGGGAAATTTCTAACAGA GCAGACATACCCAAATTCATCGAGCAAGCAGACCAGCCATTGCAGGAGCCTGGAAAGGAAAATATAGAAGTTGATCTGCTGACAGGTCATTTTGCGCTGGACGTGGCTACCGGTATGGATGTGATAGTACATGTGCTGGTTATGTCAG ACATAGGGGGCCAGCATATCTCCTCTGAAGTTTCAGCCGTGCATCTCTCTATTAAAGATTCAAAACTGGAATGCATTGATGAATTTAATCAAGTTCAGGTGCCTGCTGATGTTAGTATGGAGGAAGAGGAAACTGAAGAGTTTGATGACTTTGATCCATATTTTTTCATAAAGAATTTACCAGACTTGTACTCAGTTGTTCCAACATTTCGGCCTGTGCTGTTGCCTAAACAAACACGGAGTTGCCCATCAACCACTCTTGTTTTGGACTTGGATG AGACCTTGGTGCACTCTACACTTGAACCTTGTGATGATGCAGATTTCACTTTCTCGGTGAATTTCAACCTGAAAGATCATAATGTATATGTTCGATGCCGTCCTCATCTTCGGGATTTTATGGATAGAGTATCCAGCCTATTTGAGATTATCATATTTACTGCAAGCCAAAGCATTTATGCTGAGAAGCTTCTGAATGTGCTTGATCCAAAGAGAAAAGTATTTAGGCATCGTGTTTACCGTGAGTCATGTGTATTTGTTGATGGCAATTACCTTAAAGATCTGTCAATTCTTGGCCGTGATTTAGCACATGTGATTATCATCGACAACTCTCCGCAG GCATTTGGATTCCAGGTGGACAATGGTATTCCAATTGAGAGCTGGTTTGATGACTGCTCTGACAATGACTTGCTCTCGTTGCTCCCATTTCTGGAAAGCTTAGTTGGAGTTGAAGACGTTAGACCAATTATTGCAAGCAAATTCAACCTTCGCGATAGAATAGCTGCTGCTGCTACTTGTCCTTTTAACTCTATTAGAGGTGATGCATTTGAGAGATAA